A single window of Solanum dulcamara chromosome 5, daSolDulc1.2, whole genome shotgun sequence DNA harbors:
- the LOC129890116 gene encoding cation/H(+) antiporter 18-like translates to MASNGTMKCPSPMKATSNGVFQGDNPLDYALPLAIVQICLVLVLTRLLAYILRPLRQPRVIAEIVGGVLLGPSALGRNQKYLHAIFPPRSLTVLDTLANFGLLFFLFLVGLELDPKSLRRTGKKALSIALAGISLPFALGIGTSFVLRATISHGVNQGPFLIFMGVALSITAFPVLARILAELKLLTTDVGQMAMSAAAVNDVAAWILLALAIALSGVGRSPVISLWVLLCGTGFVLLCIFIAPRIFKWMARRCSEGEPVDEKYVCATLAAVLAAGFVTDMIGIHALFGAFVLGVLVPKEGPFAGALVEKVEDLVSGLFLPLYFVSSGLKTNVATIQGAQSWGLLVLVIVTACFGKIVGTIVVSLLCKLPVQEAVTLGFLMNTKGLVELIVLNIGKDRGVLNDQTFAIMVLMALFTTFITTPIVISVYKPAKLAVTAYKHRTIERKNTSKQLRILTCFHSTRNIPAMLNLIEVSRGIEKREGLRVYAMHLMELSERSSAILMVHKAKKNGLPFWNTEQMQDSNQIVVAFETFSNLSKVSIRPTTAISPMNNMHEDIVASAERKRVAMIILPFHKHPRLDGHLETARGELRHVNRRVLQHAPCSVGILVDRGLGGASHVSSSNVDFSVTALFFGGHDDREALAYGARIAEHPGINLVVVRFIVDPEVTGTSVKVEMNNNTSPEAQSDDEEFLADVKQKSSIDGSIKFEERIVKDARGTIEAIREYNRCNLFLVGRMPEGQVVVALNKKSDCPELGSLGNLLTSPEFSTTASVLVVQQYRSQLPQESLSSLKEGESSDGDCDSE, encoded by the exons ATGGCTTCAAATGGAACTATGAAGTGTCCATCACCTATGAAAGCTACTTCTAATGGAGTATTTCAAGGGGATAATCCATTGGATTATGCACTTCCTTTAGCCATTGTTCAAATATGTTTAGTGCTTGTGCTTACTAGACTTCTTGCTTATATTCTAAGGCCATTGAGACAACCTAGAGTCATTGCTGAGATTGTT GGAGGGGTTCTACTAGGTCCATCTGCTCTAGGACGCAACCAGAAGTATCTGCACGCTATATTTCCACCGAGGAGCCTTACAGTACTGGATACGTTAGCTAATTTCGGACTactattctttcttttcctcgTTGGACTTGAGCTAGATCCAAAGTCCCTTCGTCGGACTGGAAAGAAAGCTCTAAGCATTGCCCTTGCAGGAATCAGTCTCCCTTTTGCATTAGGAATTGGGACATCCTTTGTTCTCCGGGCAACTATTTCTCATGGAGTTAACCAAGGCCCTTTTCTGATCTTCATGGGAGTAGCCCTTTCTATCACTGCCTTTCCCGTGTTGGCTCGTATCCTGGCTGAACTCAAGCTTTTAACAACAGATGTTGGTCAAATGGCGATGTCTGCTGCAGCAGTCAATGATGTGGCTGCATGGATTCTACTCGCTCTAGCTATTGCCCTCTCAGGTGTTGGCCGTTCTCCTGTTATTTCGTTGTGGGTGCTTTTGTGTGGAACTGGTTTCGTGCTACTCTGCATATTCATTGCTCCTCGTATATTCAAATGGATGGCTAGACGTTGTTCTGAGGGTGAGCCAGTGGATGAAAAATATGTGTGCGCTACACTAGCAGCTGTTTTGGCTGCAGGATTTGTAACTGACATGATTGGTATTCATGCCTTGTTTGGGGCTTTTGTGCTTGGAGTTCTTGTCCCAAAGGAAGGGCCTTTCGCGGGTGCTCTGGTGGAAAAAGTTGAGGATCTCGTGTCTGGTCTATTCCTTCCTCTGTACTTTGTGTCTAGTGGACTGAAAACGAACGTAGCCACCATTCAAGGGGCTCAATCATGGGGTCTTCTTGTTCTAGTAATAGTTACGGCATGTTTTGGGAAGATTGTTGGCACTATTGTGGTGTCACTACTGTGCAAATTGCCCGTCCAAGAGGCTGTAACTCTCGGTTTCTTGATGAACACTAAAGGTTTGGTAGAGCTCATTGTTCTCAACATTGGCAAAGATAGAGGA GTACTTAATGATCAGACATTTGCCATCATGGTGTTGATGGCTCTCTTCACGACGTTCATCACGACccctatagtgatatcagtatATAAGCCAGCAAAACTGGCTGTGACAGCATACAAACACAGAACTATAGAGAGGAAAAACACGAGCAAACAGCTCCGAATCTTGACCTGCTTCCACAGCACAAGGAACATTCCTGCAATGCTCAATCTCATCGAGGTTTCTCGGGGTATTGAGAAGAGGGAAGGGCTTCGTGTCTACGCAATGCACCTCATGGAGCTTTCAGAAAGATCCTCTGCAATTCTGATGGTCCACAAGGCTAAAAAGAATGGACTGCCCTTTTGGAACACCGAACAGATGCAAGACTCAAATCAAATTGTTGTAGCTTTCGAGACATTCTCGAATCTGAGTAAGGTGTCCATTCGACCAACTACTGCAATCTCTCCTATGAACAACATGCACGAGGACATAGTCGCTAGTGCTGAGAGAAAAAGGGTTGCAATGATAATTCTTCCCTTCCATAAGCACCCGAGACTCGATGGTCATTTGGAAACAGCCCGAGGCGAACTTAGGCATGTGAACAGGAGAGTTCTTCAGCATGCACCATGTTCAGTTGGCATATTAGTAGACCGTGGTCTCGGTGGAGCTTCTCATGTATCCTCAAGTAACGTTGACTTTTCGGTGACTGCCTTGTTCTTCGGTGGCCATGATGATCGCGAAGCACTTGCTTATGGTGCACGCATTGCTGAGCACCCTGGCATTAATTTGGTTGTGGTTCGATTTATAGTAGACCCTGAGGTTACCGGGACAAGTGTCAAGGTGGAAATGAATAACAACACTAGCCCCGAGGCTCAATCTGATGATGAAGAGTTCCTTGCTGATGTGAAGCAAAAATCCTCAATAGATGGATCGATCAAATTTGAGGAGAGGATCGTGAAAGATGCTCGTGGGACTATAGAAGCAATCCGTGAGTACAATCGTTGCAATCTGTTTCTGGTTGGCAGAATGCCCGAGGGACAAGTAGTTGTAGCATTGAACAAAAAGAGTGACTGCCCTGAATTAGGATCCTTGGGAAACTTATTGACATCACCAGAATTTTCGACTACAGCATCGGTGTTGGTGGTGCAGCAGTATCGCAGCCAGTTACCTCAAGAATCTCTCAGTTCTTTGAAGGAAGGAGAGTCATCAGACGGTGATTGTGATTCAGAATAA
- the LOC129890118 gene encoding cation/H(+) antiporter 18-like → MATPAPPLNCPKPMKATSNGVFQGDDPLDYALPLAIVQICLVLVLTRVLAYLLRPLRQPRVVAEIIGGILLGPSALGRSEKYLHAIFPPKSLTVLDTLANFGLLFFLFLVGLELDPKSLRRTGKKALCIAIAGISVPFVLGIGTSFALRATISQGVNQGPFLVFMGVALSITAFPVLARILAELKLLTTDVGRMAMSAAAVNDVAAWILLALAIALSGNGSSPFISLWVLLSGAGFVLLCIFIGPPIFTWMAKRCSDGEHVDEIYVCATLAAVLAAGFVTDSIGIHALFGAFVLGVLVPKEGPFAGALVEKVEDLVSGLFLPLYFVSSGLKTNVATIQGAQSWGLLALVIFTSCFGKIVGTIVVSLLCKMPVQEALTLGFLMNTKGLVELIVLNIGKDRGVLNDQTFAIMVLMALFTTFITTPIVISIYRPAKLAVTKYKHRTIERKDMSKQVRILSCFYSTRNIPTLINLIEVSRGTAKKEGLRVYAMHLMELSERSSAILMVHKVKRNGLPFWNNKGEDSDSNQVVVAFETFEHLSKVSIRPTTAISPMNTMHEDIITSAENKRVAMIILPFHKHQRLDGHFETTRSDLRHVNRKVLQQAPCSVGILIDRGLGGAYHVPASNVDFTITILFFGGHDDREALAYGVRMAEHPGITLVVVRFVVDPVVVGGSVKLKMNQNSSPEVQPQDEVVISSLKDKISNDGSIKYEERTVKDATELIEAIKSYSKCNLFLVGRMPEGQIVASLNKNSECPELGPIGNLLISSEFSTTASLLVVQQYRSQLSQDALNSLEEGETSDGNESN, encoded by the exons ATGGCTACCCCTGCACCACCCCTGAATTGTCCAAAGCCCATGAAGGCTACCTCTAATGGAGTATTCCAAGGGGACGATCCATTAGATTATGCACTTCCTCTTGCCATTGTACAGATATGTTTAGTACTTGTACTCACCCGAGTCCTTGCCTATCTTCTCCGTCCATTGAGACAACCACGTGTCGTTGCTGAGATTATT GGAGGAATTTTACTAGGTCCATCCGCTCTAGGTCGCAGTGAGAAGTATCTGCACGCAATATTTCCACCAAAGAGCCTAACAGTGTTGGATACTTTAGCCAACTTTGGtctccttttctttcttttcctggTTGGGTTGGAGTTGGATCCAAAGTCTCTTCGTCGGACTGGGAAGAAAGCTCTATGTATTGCCATTGCTGGAATCAGTGTCCCCTTTGTATTAGGAATAGGAACATCCTTTGCTCTCAGAGCAACTATATCACAAGGGGTTAATCAAGGTCCTTTTTTGGTGTTCATGGGAGTGGCCCTCTCTATCACTGCCTTTCCTGTATTGGCTCGTATTCTAGCTGAACTCAAACTTTTAACAACAGATGTTGGTCGAATGGCCATGTCTGCTGCAGCAGTCAATGATGTGGCTGCATGGATTTTACTTGCTCTTGCCATTGCCCTCTCAGGTAATGGTAGTTCACCCTTTATTTCGCTTTGGGTCCTTTTGTCCGGGGCTGGTTTTGTGCTACTCTGCATATTCATTGGTCCTCCTATATTCACCTGGATGGCTAAACGTTGTTCGGATGGGGAGCATGTAGATGAGATATATGTGTGCGCCACACTGGCAGCAGTTTTGGCTGCAGGATTTGTCACTGATAGTATTGGTATTCATGCCCTATTTGGGGCTTTTGTGCTTGGAGTTCTTGTACCAAAGGAAGGACCATTCGCAGGCGCACTAGTGGAAAAAGTTGAGGATCTTGTATCCGGTTTATTCCTTCCACTCTACTTTGTCTCCAGTGGACTGAAAACAAATGTTGCCACTATTCAGGGGGCTCAATCATGGGGTCTTCTTGCTCTTGTTATATTTACATCATGCTTCGGGAAGATTGTTGGCACGATTGTGGTCTCACTCCTTTGCAAGATGCCTGTACAGGAGGCTCTGACTCTTGGCTTCTTGATGAACACTAAAGGTTTAGTCGAGCTCATTGTTCTCAATATTGGCAAAGACAGAGGG GTACTGAATGATCAAACATTCGCCATCATGGTGTTGATGGCTCTCTTCACAACATTCATCACAACTCCTATTGTGATATCAATATACAGGCCAGCTAAACTAGCTGTGACTAAATACAAGCATAGAACCATAGAGAGGAAAGACATGAGCAAACAAGTCCGAATCTTGTCATGTTTCTACAGCACAAGAAACATTCCCACACTGATTAATCTCATTGAAGTTTCTCGGGGAACTGCGAAAAAGGAAGGACTTCGCGTCTATGCCATGCACCTTATGGAGCTTTCTGAAAGGTCATCAGCAATCTTGATGGTCCACAAGGTTAAAAGGAATGGGCTGCCCTTCTGGAATAATAAAGGGGAGGATTCGGATTCTAACCAAGTAGTGGTTGCTTTTGAGACATTTGAGCACCTTAGCAAAGTATCCATTCGACCAACAACAGCAATCTCTCCCATGAACACCATGCACGAGGACATAATTACTAGTGCCGAGAACAAGAGGGTAGCCATGATAATCCTCCCGTTCCACAAGCACCAGCGACTTGATGGACACTTTGAAACCACCAGATCTGATCTAAGGCATGTGAACCGCAAAGTTCTTCAGCAAGCACCATGTTCAGTTGGCATATTAATAGACCGAGGTCTTGGTGGAGCATATCATGTACCCGCTAGCAATGTCGACTTTACAATAACTATCTTGTTCTTCGGAGGCCATGATGACCGTGAAGCACTTGCTTATGGAGTCCGCATGGCTGAACACCCCGGTATTACACTAGTCGTGGTGCGTTTTGTTGTTGACCCCGTGGTTGTTGGGGGCAGTGTCAAGCTAAAAATGAACCAGAACTCCAGTCCCGAGGTTCAACCACAGGACGAAGTTGTAATTTCCAGCTTGAAAGATAAAATCTCAAACGATGGATCGATCAAGTACGAAGAGAGGACAGTTAAGGATGCTACAGAACTTATTGAAGCAATAAAATCATATAGCAAGTGCAATCTATTTCTTGTTGGAAGAATGCCTGAAGGACAAATTGTTGCATCTTTGAACAAAAACAGTGAATGTCCAGAATTGGGACCTATCGGAAACTTGTTAATATCGTCTGAGTTTTCGACAACTGCCTCTCTTTTGGTGGTGCAGCAGTATCGCAGCCAGTTATCGCAAGACGCGTTGAATTCTTTGGAGGAAGGAGAGACATCAGATGGAAATGAATCTAACTAA